A part of Pectinatus sottacetonis genomic DNA contains:
- a CDS encoding ABC transporter permease: MFTQTLVERKFTAMDIVVLAVVFMIFYIVLKLSMGMDIPFSLDTDISISLSPEMLPYYAGRSLLRMFIALGFSFLFTFIYGYIAARSKWAGKIMIPLLDILQSIPVLGFLSATIVAFMTIFPNTLLGVECASIFAIFTGQAWNMTFSFYHSLTTLPKDLEEASQMLHFNKWQKFTKLELPVSMIGLIWNAMMSFGGGWFFLAASEAISVLGKDIHLPGIGSYLAVAAASGNIRAMVYAMLTMLIMILLVDQVFWRPLVVWGQRFKLESSKGNEQPTSFVYNLLYRSFIVFWIYRKIFMPIGRFINKKIVKTSDRIENSLDIYKKIKVSAFFQAIIKIFILAAFLYEIYIPVKDAVYMLYEMGFDQLWHVFNLGLLTAARVFMAILLGAIWTIPAGVKIGMQPKLSQKIQPLVQAASSFPANMLFPFITMLFIQYGINFQYGSIVLMMLGTQWYILFNVIAGAASIPNDLVEAAAVLGIKGWKKWRVLILPAIFPYLVTGFITASGGAWNASIISEIVKWKQIVLTASGIGAYISMATTLGDWSKILLGIIVMCIMVVVINRFIWHRLYYIAQTKYHVD; encoded by the coding sequence ATGTTTACTCAAACCTTGGTAGAACGAAAATTTACTGCAATGGACATTGTAGTATTAGCTGTTGTCTTTATGATTTTTTATATTGTTTTAAAGTTAAGTATGGGGATGGATATCCCATTTTCCCTTGATACCGATATCTCCATAAGTCTATCACCTGAAATGCTTCCCTATTACGCGGGAAGATCATTGCTGCGAATGTTCATTGCGCTAGGTTTTTCTTTTTTATTTACATTTATTTATGGTTATATTGCAGCTAGAAGTAAATGGGCTGGTAAAATAATGATTCCTCTTTTAGATATTTTGCAGTCAATACCTGTTTTGGGTTTTTTGTCAGCGACAATAGTTGCCTTTATGACGATATTTCCCAATACTTTGTTAGGTGTGGAATGTGCTTCAATCTTTGCAATTTTTACTGGGCAGGCTTGGAATATGACTTTCAGCTTTTATCATTCGTTGACGACACTGCCTAAGGATTTAGAAGAAGCATCACAAATGCTTCATTTTAATAAATGGCAAAAATTTACCAAACTGGAATTACCTGTTAGTATGATAGGATTAATATGGAATGCGATGATGTCATTTGGCGGCGGTTGGTTTTTTTTGGCGGCCAGTGAAGCTATAAGTGTTCTGGGAAAAGATATTCATCTTCCCGGAATAGGCTCTTATTTGGCTGTGGCAGCAGCTTCAGGTAATATAAGAGCTATGGTATACGCAATGCTTACTATGCTTATAATGATTTTATTAGTGGATCAGGTTTTTTGGCGGCCGCTTGTTGTATGGGGACAGAGATTTAAATTAGAATCTTCAAAGGGAAATGAACAGCCGACATCATTTGTTTATAATCTGTTATATAGGTCATTTATAGTTTTCTGGATATATAGAAAAATTTTTATGCCTATAGGTCGGTTTATAAATAAAAAAATAGTAAAAACATCTGATCGAATAGAAAATAGCCTGGATATATATAAGAAAATAAAAGTTAGTGCTTTTTTCCAGGCAATAATAAAAATATTTATTTTAGCAGCATTTTTATATGAAATATATATACCTGTAAAAGATGCAGTATATATGCTGTATGAGATGGGTTTTGACCAATTATGGCATGTTTTTAACCTGGGATTGCTTACAGCTGCCCGTGTTTTTATGGCAATTTTACTGGGAGCTATTTGGACAATACCAGCAGGAGTAAAGATAGGCATGCAACCGAAGCTGTCACAAAAAATTCAGCCTTTAGTACAGGCGGCATCTTCTTTTCCAGCTAATATGCTGTTTCCTTTTATTACAATGCTTTTTATTCAATATGGCATAAATTTTCAATATGGGTCGATAGTGTTAATGATGCTGGGAACACAATGGTATATTTTGTTTAATGTTATCGCGGGAGCAGCCAGTATCCCTAATGATTTAGTAGAGGCTGCTGCTGTTTTGGGAATAAAAGGATGGAAAAAATGGAGGGTGCTCATACTGCCAGCCATTTTTCCCTATCTGGTGACAGGATTCATAACTGCCTCTGGTGGGGCATGGAATGCTAGTATTATTTCTGAAATAGTAAAATGGAAACAAATCGTTTTGACTGCTTCCGGTATAGGGGCATATATAAGCATGGCAACAACTCTTGGTGATTGGAGTAAAATTTTGCTGGGTATAATTGTAATGTGCATTATGGTTGTAGTAATAAATCGTTTTATTTGGCATAGATTATATTATATAGCGCAGACAAAGTATCATGTTGATTGA
- a CDS encoding peptidoglycan recognition protein family protein — protein sequence MNRRQFIYYALSSLTGLLIASNSHFTAKAFASSSHMVSSPYVKETYLKFVMPLENRTETNMIILHHIGDTNRDVSAAEIHQWHLARGWAGIGYHYVIRKDGTIERGRPRDTIGAHCYGHNETSVGINIVGDFERFFPTQPQLASAIQLTAFLCQFYRLSPSDNIIFGHKDFNQTLCPGKNFYAQLDDFRQNVFKLL from the coding sequence ATGAATCGTAGACAATTTATCTATTATGCACTATCTTCCCTTACTGGCTTGCTAATAGCATCAAATTCACATTTTACTGCCAAAGCTTTTGCTTCAAGCAGCCATATGGTATCTTCTCCTTATGTAAAAGAAACATATTTAAAATTTGTCATGCCGTTAGAAAACCGTACCGAAACTAATATGATTATTCTCCATCATATTGGAGATACGAACAGAGACGTATCTGCTGCAGAAATCCATCAATGGCATCTTGCTAGAGGATGGGCAGGAATTGGTTATCATTATGTTATCCGCAAAGATGGAACAATAGAAAGAGGTCGTCCCCGTGATACTATTGGAGCCCATTGTTATGGACACAATGAAACATCTGTCGGCATCAATATCGTAGGAGATTTTGAACGCTTCTTTCCTACTCAGCCGCAACTGGCGTCAGCGATACAGTTAACTGCCTTTCTCTGTCAGTTTTATCGCTTATCCCCCAGTGATAATATTATCTTTGGACACAAAGATTTTAACCAAACTTTATGCCCGGGGAAAAATTTTTATGCCCAATTAGACGATTTTCGCCAAAATGTTTTTAAACTGTTATAG
- a CDS encoding metal ABC transporter ATP-binding protein, with translation MLKIEHLYFSYSNKPNLLNDINFTLQTGEYVSILGVNGSGKSTLIRLILGLIIPTSGIINSDFKNIAYVPQRFNQLNTHFPITVREVLYCYKAVKKKRNYKNISQVLKLLNLENEQETLIGQLSGGQCQKLFIARALLGNPDLLILDEPSNGIDSISRTEIYNLLAELNNKQKMTIICVEHNLRAAVKNSTIIYHIEKGRGHLCLPKQYIKENIKNNLGDITDVDL, from the coding sequence ATGTTAAAAATAGAACATTTATATTTTTCCTACAGCAATAAACCTAATTTATTAAATGACATAAATTTTACGCTGCAAACGGGAGAATATGTTTCAATATTAGGTGTAAATGGTTCAGGTAAAAGTACTTTAATACGTTTAATTTTAGGGCTGATAATACCTACATCAGGAATAATAAATAGTGATTTTAAAAATATTGCTTATGTACCGCAACGGTTTAATCAGTTGAATACGCATTTTCCCATAACAGTTCGGGAAGTTTTATACTGCTATAAGGCAGTAAAGAAAAAAAGAAATTATAAAAATATATCACAAGTTCTAAAATTACTTAATTTGGAAAATGAACAGGAAACTCTTATTGGGCAGCTTTCCGGTGGTCAATGCCAAAAACTGTTTATTGCCCGCGCTCTTTTAGGTAATCCTGATTTGTTGATTTTAGATGAACCATCGAATGGAATAGATAGTATAAGCCGCACAGAAATATATAATCTTTTAGCTGAACTAAACAATAAGCAAAAAATGACAATCATTTGTGTGGAACATAATTTGCGGGCAGCTGTGAAAAATTCTACTATAATATATCATATTGAAAAAGGGCGAGGACATTTATGCCTGCCTAAGCAGTATATAAAGGAAAATATAAAAAATAATTTAGGAGACATAACTGATGTTGACTTATAA
- a CDS encoding metal ABC transporter permease encodes MLTYNFMQNAFLVSIFIAVLCPVIGMFLVLRRYSMMGDTLSHASLAGISVGMLFQQNPVLSAFVVVSIFSVIIEWLRKHFRTYAELILVVILSLSIGIAITLLSSGMVHANIDSLMFGSVLTVTKSDFYWVLFFSIISLFLVYRYYYELMFIVFDEEGATVAGVDVKVINYLFAILVAATISISIRIVGILVISSLIALPIASALQLEVSFKKTLLYGILFSYIDIFAGIIISYWINAAPGGIIALNSVLLLLIVLFYKHKIKKRS; translated from the coding sequence ATGTTGACTTATAATTTTATGCAAAATGCGTTTCTTGTTTCAATTTTTATAGCGGTCCTGTGCCCGGTAATTGGGATGTTTCTTGTATTAAGACGATATTCGATGATGGGGGATACATTATCGCATGCTTCTTTAGCAGGAATTTCGGTAGGAATGTTATTCCAGCAAAATCCAGTGTTAAGTGCGTTTGTAGTTGTTTCTATTTTTAGTGTGATAATTGAGTGGCTGCGTAAGCATTTTAGAACTTATGCTGAATTAATCCTGGTGGTTATTTTATCTCTTTCGATCGGTATAGCAATTACTTTACTAAGTTCTGGTATGGTACATGCAAATATTGATTCATTGATGTTTGGCAGTGTTTTGACGGTTACGAAATCTGATTTTTATTGGGTACTGTTTTTTAGCATTATTTCCCTGTTTTTAGTTTATCGTTATTATTATGAGCTAATGTTTATTGTATTTGATGAAGAAGGCGCAACAGTAGCAGGTGTGGATGTAAAAGTAATAAACTATCTGTTTGCCATTTTGGTTGCGGCAACAATTTCTATCTCTATAAGGATCGTAGGTATCCTTGTAATTAGTTCATTGATAGCATTACCTATTGCCTCGGCATTGCAGCTAGAAGTCAGTTTTAAGAAAACCTTATTATATGGTATATTATTCAGCTATATAGATATATTTGCTGGGATAATTATATCTTACTGGATAAATGCAGCTCCAGGTGGAATAATAGCACTGAATTCTGTACTTTTACTATTGATAGTTTTATTTTATAAACATAAAATAAAGAAAAGAAGTTAA
- a CDS encoding metal ABC transporter solute-binding protein, Zn/Mn family, whose product MKKKILIFALSALFLFVVSGCSLNHSKPESAATPDSNKLKVAVSFQAMKGLTEAIGKDHITVESVIPDGSEPHNFQPTVKNLMALHNAKLFIYNGFGLENAWLNKVTNAASDNKDLVLVEASKGGKPLLLNTPEYKGKNVDDPHFWVSINGSELEAKNIKDALVKADPKNKADYEKNYQTFYNELESLKKEYSKKFADSKRKDFVTGHAAFGYLAKDFGLEQKSISDALLSGEPSAKKLKELTDYCKKNQVTTIFVEDMVSPKVSETLAKEVNAKAVKIYTLESSPDKLSYIDALRYDLEQIYKSLN is encoded by the coding sequence ATGAAAAAAAAGATACTCATTTTTGCCCTTTCGGCATTATTTCTCTTTGTGGTATCCGGTTGTTCCTTAAATCATTCCAAACCAGAATCAGCAGCTACTCCTGATTCCAATAAATTGAAAGTAGCCGTTTCTTTTCAAGCTATGAAAGGACTAACTGAAGCTATTGGCAAAGATCACATAACTGTTGAATCTGTAATTCCTGACGGCAGCGAACCACATAATTTCCAGCCAACTGTAAAAAATTTAATGGCACTTCACAACGCAAAATTATTTATCTACAATGGTTTTGGACTAGAAAATGCATGGCTGAATAAAGTTACTAATGCTGCATCGGATAACAAGGATCTTGTATTAGTAGAAGCTTCAAAAGGGGGAAAACCATTATTACTTAATACCCCTGAATATAAAGGAAAAAATGTTGATGATCCACATTTTTGGGTAAGTATTAATGGTTCTGAGCTTGAAGCTAAAAATATAAAAGATGCCTTGGTTAAAGCAGATCCTAAAAACAAAGCAGATTATGAAAAAAATTACCAAACATTTTATAATGAACTTGAATCTCTGAAAAAAGAATACAGTAAAAAATTTGCTGATTCCAAAAGAAAAGATTTTGTTACCGGTCATGCTGCCTTCGGTTATCTGGCAAAAGATTTTGGGTTAGAACAAAAAAGTATATCTGATGCTCTTCTTTCAGGAGAACCCAGTGCTAAAAAATTAAAAGAACTGACTGATTACTGTAAAAAGAATCAAGTCACTACAATATTTGTTGAAGATATGGTAAGCCCTAAAGTCTCAGAAACATTAGCCAAAGAAGTTAATGCCAAGGCCGTTAAAATCTACACCTTGGAAAGCTCTCCTGATAAACTCAGTTATATAGACGCCCTGCGGTATGACTTGGAACAAATATATAAAAGCTTGAATTAA
- a CDS encoding Fur family transcriptional regulator: protein MGDYKEYLNKNGMKSTKQRNLLLTILKNSENPQTAENIYLLMKKNDSLVNLSTVYRILEKFTAKAITVKTSFFNEKSVYGLKPVAHRHQLICLRCKKVIFLKNCPLYDFEKEVEQDTQFSVVSHRLELYGYCRECQKIIAGS from the coding sequence ATGGGCGATTATAAAGAATATCTTAATAAAAATGGGATGAAAAGTACAAAACAACGCAATTTACTGTTGACTATTTTAAAAAATAGTGAAAATCCTCAGACCGCAGAAAATATTTATCTACTAATGAAAAAAAACGATTCTTTAGTAAATTTATCCACAGTATATAGGATTCTGGAAAAGTTTACAGCAAAAGCAATTACGGTGAAAACATCATTTTTTAATGAAAAATCTGTCTATGGATTGAAACCTGTTGCACATCGGCATCAGTTAATATGCCTGCGCTGTAAGAAAGTTATTTTTTTAAAAAATTGTCCCTTATATGATTTTGAAAAAGAAGTAGAACAAGATACACAGTTTTCTGTAGTGAGCCATCGTTTGGAGTTATATGGATATTGCAGGGAATGTCAAAAAATCATAGCTGGTTCTTAA